The following nucleotide sequence is from Myxocyprinus asiaticus isolate MX2 ecotype Aquarium Trade chromosome 21, UBuf_Myxa_2, whole genome shotgun sequence.
ATGAGATCTTCCTCTTATGTGACAAAGTGCAGAAAGGTAAAGGACTGTTTCAAACCTTTAGAACACTTAAAGCTGCTTTAAGcaattttgctgtttttttaactTCGCTAAACTTAGCCACTGAATTTGACCACTCCCATCCTTTCAACAACACGCCCTCTCTCCAAAACCCTGCCCCCTAAAGACATGTCAGCAAACCCAATGTTAGCAAACCAAAACATGCAAAAGGATGGACAGGCAAGGATTGTTTCTTATTGGTTGAAAAACACTCCTTTGACTCTTTGGGGTTTACAGAGCGTAGGGTTTTTACAGAGACAGGTGTAATATCTCAGGACACACATTTCAGTGATATCTATCAGGTAGTAGGACCATTTTATACgtagaataacaacaacaaaaaaagcttacagcacctttaataaatgaatacattgcACACCCAGGCTGAAGTTGAGATTTAAAACTTATTTtggtattcattcatttatttattcaatgcATTCCATATGTACGTTACGCATTAGCTTTCCTATCATTCATCGTCAATTCTGTTTTTAAATCATATGTCCATTTTTCTTTATGCCATTCTGTATTTAACCCATTTCTTTGTTCACGTCAACCTTGACGTACACTAGATGATATTGAAGTGAGGTTCTTCACTCAGAGCTGGGAGGCCAAAGGCTCATTCTCTCAAGCAGATGTGCACAGGCAAGTGGCCATAGTGTTCAAGACACCCGCCTACTGTGACACAACCATCACAGCTCCTGTCACAGTGCGAATGCAGCTGCGCCGGCCGACAGACCAGGAGGTCAGTGAGCCCATGGAGTTCAGATACCTGCCCGATGACAAAGGTAAAGGATTGAAATATCCTCTCATTAGCTACATATGTCCCACAGAATGCTTCTTTTGCAAAATCAATAAAAAGGTTTTTTAGTTCACTAAAAAaccccagttacaatatgcctgacaacaccttaacacgcctcacagcttctggcacactgtaatttggagtgacgagaccaaaatagagctttatgggcacaaccataagcgctatgtttggagaggggtcaacaaggcctatagtgaaaagaataccatccccactgtgaagcatggtggtggctcactgatgttttgggggtgtgtgagctctaaaggcatggggaatcttgcattgatggcaagatgaatgcagcatgttatcagaaaatactggcagacaatttgcattcttctgcatgaaagctgcacatgggacgctcttggactttccagcatgacagtgaccctaagcacaaggccaagctgaccctccagtggttacagcagaacaaggtgaaggttctggagtggccatcacagtctcttgaccttaatatcatcgagccactctggggagatctcaaacgtgcggttcatgcaagacgaccaaagactttacatgacctggaggcattttgccaagacgaatgggcagctaaaccacctgcaagaatttggggcctcattgacaactattacaaaagactgcacgctgtcattgatgctaaagggggcaatacatagtattaagaactaaTTGTATGCAGATttagaacaggggtcatttcatttttttctttgttgccatgttttgttttatgattgtgccattcttatAACCAATAGTTGAATATgaattccataagaaataaaagaaatgagttttgcctgcttactcatgttttctttaaaaatggtacatatttgaccaattctccaagagtatgcaaacttttgagcacaactgtatatttaattttcgtttcttttataatatttttttttattgtagatcCCTATGGCTGTCAAGAGAAGAAGCGAAAAATTGAAAGCCTGATGAAATCCTTCCCTAGCTTTTCCCAAGGAGCCATGAGCTCTGCAAACAGACTGAAAGCAGTACCTTCAGCCACTATGATGAGTCAGAGAATTAAAACTGGTAAGAGACATGGCAATTTTCACAGATCTAGCCTATCCTAAATAACAATACATCAAtattttctgtatatatatatatatacatattttattattacattaaatAGCATGTTCATCTTTTTACAGAACCAACAAATTATTATCATCCGCCCAACCGTGGTGTGTTGCGAACAAATCCGTCAAACTATTATAACAAAGCCCCTCCGTCCCGCCCCATGATGCCACCTCTCTCCGAAACTCCAGTTCCTGCGACACTCAACCAAACATGGCCCAACCCAGTCGTTAATGCCACTGGAACCAGTAATGGGGTGAGCCTACAGCAAGTTAACCCAAGTCCCAGGATGCCCACCACAGCGGAAGGCAGTGGTAACAGCCTCCCCCTACTGACTTCTATGGATCTGGATCTGGAGTTTCTTCAGTCCAATGGCCAAACAGCCAGCCAGCCTCGACATGAGCAGCAGAGCCAACAGATCCAGCAATCCCAACAGCCACCTCAACGGCAGGAGCCCCTGCAAGGAGCAGACGGAGCCCCTACCTGGTACTATGGCCTCCAACAGTCCCAAAACACACAGAATGGGGCAGCAGGCACAGGCGTGTCATTAGGAGTGGGCTACCAGTATGCAAGCAGCTTAGATGATGAGATCCTACAAAGCTTCATGGGCAGCCATCAGACAGGCCTCCACTTGAAACAGGAGACTCAAGGCCCtaacaacatggctatgctgggCTCCACCTGCACCCAGTCCTCTGACTGTACACAGTCCTTCACTGCCCTGCTGAACTGCCCCAACACCATTGGAAGTACTCAGGAGACCATAAGACAAATGGAGGCCAGTGGCCCAAATCAGAGGGGTCCTCAGATACCATTCTCCACCACCGGCATGGGGCAGGAGAACCACTTTGATTCTTTATCCTGGCCGTACTTCCCTGAATAGTGAAATCATAACTATTCAAGATTAATTCAAAGGATGTACATATTTGCAACTAAGAGCAGGATTTTGTCTTTAAATGTAGGCTCTGATTTGTGTTaactgaatgtacagtattttctgAATATCAGGTGGGCTCGTTGTCATAGAATGAGGCCAGTACTGTAAAATTCTGCCACCATTTTGGCAATGCAGTTAAATTTTAAGAAACGTTTATGTACATAACTGTCTGATGATCATGTTTGAGAAGTTTGGGATCATTCATCCACAAACTCTCAAGTGTGGCAAGGGAATTGTGTTCCTTAAAGTGGGAACTTACAGGGAATTGTCCCTGGGTAATGGCTATGTCATTTTTAGCAAGCTTCATATCCAAGGTTCTCAGAAATACTGTTTTTTAACAAGTTTATACAAAGTCTTTCATTGGTAGCTCAAAAGTGATTTTATGACTTTAGAAACAAATACCaatgttttgttatattttcaCTTTATTCAACATACACTTTTTGTAATTATGAATTTTCCCTTTACATTGCATTTTCTGTGGttgaatttttttgtatttttatcaaaATTAAAATTTATACTACTGAATGTGTATTTTGTGATCTTTTGATTTTGATTGCCATTGGATGTATCTATGTCAAGTTTCTCCTTTACAGAATCTGGTTCTCTATAACACATTGAGTTGATGCTATGGTGATGCAATTAGCATGTGTTTCTATCAATCAGAATAAGATATTTTCTCATTGTATCATTCAAGTGGTTTCACAAcacccaacatatatatatactatatacactaccagtcaaaagttttgaaacacttactcattatttattataattttttttttcttcacattttagaataatagtaaagccatcaaaactatggaataacataaatggaactatgggaattatgttgtgattaaacaaaatccaaaataaacttatattttagcatcttcaaagtagtcaccctttgcctagaatttgcagacatgtactcttgacatttcaacttcttgaggtatcaccctgggatgctttataaacagtattgaaggagttcccatctatgttggcacttattggctgattttctttattatttggtccaagtcatcaatttcaaaaactttttttattttttattacattttagttttataatgaaataaattaatatggtggcacaaatatatttttgtctacaaaactaatttcaaacatttacgcatacgccttcagatcaaaagatttttaagatcatgggaaacatttcagtcaagtgtttcaaaatttttgacaggtagtgtatatacagtaatgtAATAAAACACATGGTTGGGCTGCTTAATCAATTGTTTGTGAAATGTTGGAATTTGTTTGCTCCTTAGTTAACTTGCCATGAtttagaaatatactcttttcctTTTAGTTTCTCTTTTGGTGTAATTTCACTATAAACAATATGGAACAACTTCATGTAAACTCCTTTTTGAACATTCATGCAAACAGCATTAAATCTGATGTTTTGCAGACATCCTTACAGGCTGTTATCTATTTTGTATGATCTACTCAAAATGGATTATGTAATATCTATGCCTTCTATGAGCTGATGTTCAGTTGTTTTCCATCCATCAAATACACTACCATCAATCATTGATTGCTGTCTATTCTACGCACATAATTAACCACTATAAATACAGAGATACAAATGGGGTGTTAACGTTATTTGGCATTATTGACCTTCAGCAATAATAATAGCCAAATCATTTTGTTATGTGCCTTAATTATTGTGATAAAGGGGTATTTTTAAGCATTAAGTGTCAAGTTTAGTTGAGCCACTTGTGACAGTTTAGTCCTCAGAATTCAGTGTGTGAATCTTTCATTTTTCAGCTAAAAAGAGTAAGGCTCAGTAAAACGGCATTTTAAGTTAACATATACGTCAATACACGGAGTAAATAATTAATCTTCTTCAAGATTGCGACAATGCCCGCCACATTTCACAACGTTGTGTGGTTTACTGCTAGATTGAACCAGAGGCaataagagctcctttccccataGAGACGTCAATACCTGTGAATACAGGACACACTTTAAGACACCCTTCTTATGGTCTTATCTGGAAGATATGCTGTTTAAAATTGCGGCTTCCTGTCTGTCAGTAGCAAACCACAATGGAGCTCCtaaacagaaaaacaattgtgttaTATGCAGGGAAAGCAAAAGCATTTCAGTGAAGCAGGACTTAGGGACCATGGGATCTTGGTCAGCTCTGTGTCAtgaaaatattttacagtttCGATTGTTCTGTTTGCATTAATGAAGGCAAAGGTAACAGGTTAATGAGTGAATGGAGTTTTCTTTGATCATATCAAAGGCCTCTGGCTGATGCTGTCGTAACTACCATAATGATGTAGCCTAATAATCGCACAAATCTAAGGGAAGTACTTGAAGATATTTCAGTAAGAAAAATAGTGACGTTTGTTTGTTTTACCTTCCTGGAAATAATgaaaaggtaatatttgaaaatcattttgctgatgcaaaaaaattattgaatatAATGCAGGTGAAATACAGTTTCCCATAAAAGTTTTGGTCTCTACTGGGGCAGAAAAATTGTAACCACAATGCTTAAATGGCTACAGAATCCTCTGCATTTTGAAAATAACAGTCATAGCTATACTTATTTTCCAGCATTTGCTTTGTCATATCCGTAAGTGGGTCCTTGTGTGTTTCTGTATTTGACATGAATTAAATATAAACTTGTCAAAAATTCATTACCTTGTTACCCACACTCAACAATGAGCAGGAGTAAAAAGAGATTACAAAGTCTTTTGTCACTTTTGTGTCAACATTAGTTAGAATGATACATGTTTGGTCAAAGCATTCTGCCCTGGAACAAAGCCAGGGCAAAACAATAGAGCCAAACTTCTCAGTTCCAGTCAAGCTCCTCCCCTGCCCTCCgtcataagcacacacacacacacacacacacacacactcacacacacacacacgaatcgTTGCATGATGGGAAATGAATGACACGCCTCACAGAGCTGCCTTTTCTTATGCTCTGAACTCACCAGGAGAATGAGGAAGTTCAGAAGGAAAGCTCAAATTACAGCCTAATAATGTACTCTGTCTGCAAAAAACATCTAAAGATTTCACAGTCCTTATTAAATTGTGAATGAGGATTCAATGATAAAACGAAATGTTCAATGTCAAGGTTTTCTTTATAGTTGGTGTCTGTGAGAGACTGTGATTTCTTTATAAAGAAGATAGAACAGGGAAAAGCAATGAATGGATTGATAAATGAATAGCTGATTCACATGGATTTACTCAGTATTGGAatattgctgtttgttttgaacatgaaaattctgttccGTTTGTTTCATGCATAAcaaatgaaacaggatattttgTGTATAGCTCGACTGACCAATAGCAGACAAAACACATCTCTTTCAAACTATTCTGATCTTAAG
It contains:
- the LOC127412067 gene encoding proto-oncogene c-Rel-like, yielding MSVHHPLMHRDSHLMAKPSVQVFEQPKQRGMRFRYKCEGRSAGSIPGERSSDNNRTYPSIQILNFTGKGKVCVSLVTKSEPYKPHPHDLVGKDCKDGYYEAEFGPERRVIAFQNLGIQCVRRREVRDAIMQRVARCINPFNVPREQLLQTEEYDLNVVRLCFQVYLQDETGLYNITLPPIVSNPIYDNRAPNTAELRICRVNKNSGSVKGGDEIFLLCDKVQKDDIEVRFFTQSWEAKGSFSQADVHRQVAIVFKTPAYCDTTITAPVTVRMQLRRPTDQEVSEPMEFRYLPDDKDPYGCQEKKRKIESLMKSFPSFSQGAMSSANRLKAVPSATMMSQRIKTEPTNYYHPPNRGVLRTNPSNYYNKAPPSRPMMPPLSETPVPATLNQTWPNPVVNATGTSNGVSLQQVNPSPRMPTTAEGSGNSLPLLTSMDLDLEFLQSNGQTASQPRHEQQSQQIQQSQQPPQRQEPLQGADGAPTWYYGLQQSQNTQNGAAGTGVSLGVGYQYASSLDDEILQSFMGSHQTGLHLKQETQGPNNMAMLGSTCTQSSDCTQSFTALLNCPNTIGSTQETIRQMEASGPNQRGPQIPFSTTGMGQENHFDSLSWPYFPE